A window of Balearica regulorum gibbericeps isolate bBalReg1 chromosome 19, bBalReg1.pri, whole genome shotgun sequence genomic DNA:
TTTGGAGCAACCTGGGATGAAAAACTCCGTTTTGAATCAAAGTTAGCAAAACAGATATGCTAGCTCTCCTAGGGTTGAAATTCTCACGTgaaattcaaaaataaaactggcaaTTCTGTCTCAACAGTAAGAACATATAAAGCTTTTGCCTTACTGCAACTCCCATGAACACAAAAGGTTTCCAGACCTCCAAAGCTGCTGTGAAATGGAACTGCTCTTTGCTACCAAATTAATAACTTGTCAGTGCATTTGTTTTATCCAGATTTCTCAGTAAGGTGATCTGCATTAGCTGAGGAATTTACACAATATCATGTAGTTAAATACTTACTTGAGTCCCATGAAGGAGCACTGTAGCCAAAGCCAAGCTAGTACCAACATCAGAATCATGTTTGGGAATGCAAACCCAAACCAGGAAGCAAAATTCACAATATCATTATTGTTGGGGTataacctgaaaagaaaaatactttctgtacAAATGTCAAACATTTGGTAATCTACTCTCCCTTTAATATGTGCTAGTGACAATTCTACATGTAAATCTAGGACAACCATTACAAGTAATCATAGGCAACATCCAGAGCCTAACTGCATTTAAATCAATTCCCAAACTCAGTTTAGCAAAGAGAGTATTTTGTGGACaactcctttcctttccaacaGTATCTGTACGGTTTCCACAACCACAGCACGAGGGGAATAATATTATAGGAGAGGCTAAGCTATTTTTAGCTCTCTTCAGTGTGCTTATGAGAAGAGTTAACCGTACATTCTTCTGATGCTCTTCACTGCAGTTCCTCTGCTGATGTGCtgcatttcaatttaaaaagaggaggcagaagaaCCAGTATCTCATGATCAACCAGCTGTCTGCCAATTACCAGCAAGTATTTTCGAGTCTCTCAGGGGACCTATAATACCAGCACATAAGCTGCCTGAAAAAGGCTGAAGCAGAACAATGAAGCCTATCACTTCATACACATACCTCTCTCTCAGTTCATCAACTGGTTATTGCTTATAGTTTGCAACTGAAACTGTCATCTAAGACTAGTCAGTTGGTCACAGAAGCAGTAAGATAGTATcagtaaaagaaacagcaagaatgACTTACTGATTCATCTGGCCTTTCAATACCATGTTTGGTCCTGTTCCAGTGAGTGTTGCAGTTCCTCCAATGCTGGCAGCATAGCATACACAAAGTGTCATTCCCTTACATATACgtttcctcattttcttctcctcagaAGATCTGGGGTCATCAGGGACTTGTCCATTGCTTATGACTAGACACAAAGAACGTGACTTGCCTCAGGTTGTGTTAGGAAGGCAGAGACTTCAGGACAGGCAGGGTCTGCAGGCTCAGCGCTTCTAGTTTGTGtatgccatttattttaatttaaaaaacatacagatATGTTCCTAAATACTTTGGACCCATGTTaatgaaaagctgaagagaGACGTTGACAATCTGGGTCTGCATGATCCAAGAATGCTGTTGTCCATATCGGTGCCACAGTTCCTCAGCAGTAATTTCCTGTATCACAGAGAGGCTTACCACCAGCCAGATATTGTAGTCAATGGAATCATTCCAATACCACAGTAAGAACCCAACTAGCTTTAACAGCTGTGAATATGGGCAGAAAAAtccccacccaaaaccaaattCTTGCCTGTCATAACTGTTAAGATCAATATGTTATGTCAGTTTATACGAACTGTgaaattttgctgctgctgtgtccaTTGTTTTCTGAGGTAAACAGTCTAATCTTGAAGCCTGACTGGACTAATGGAGCAGGACAATGAGTTGATGGCAATTACAACCAACTCAACAATGCCAAAGGGTATTTTTTGCACATATTTATTACCTTCActacatgttaaaataaatcagtcagCAAAGCCAAGCAGATCTTTCTAAGtggacagaaaaacagcaaaattattATCACTTGTCTTACAGCAGAAGTCTGGTTTTGGGAGTCAAGAATCAACACAAAAAAGAGCATTTGCAAATATGAAAACTTATCTTTAATACAACTGTTTGGAAGCTAGAAATGAGCAACCTTACAGAACAGTCTGTGACCAAGTGGCATTCTTGTGGGCTTGCACATCTTACATAAACACGGTGTCTGAGCTTTGCGTAATCATAGTGCATTCTCCATTCACAAGTGAGGTAAGAAATGAAGCAAGCAAAAAGCAGAGATCACAGCTGTATCTAGACTATGCCTCCAAGGTCCAAACAAATATGGCAGTATGAGTCAAACTCATAACAGAGCAATGTCTGGCACACATAAACACCCTTCTTCTACATTGTGTCTTCCATGGACATGTAAGCCAGAAAATGGGGATGGTGTGTCCCAGGCAGGTTTGAAGTGTGGGACACAGTACACACTACCAACATTTGCACTTGTTCTTGCACACAGTCACACAGGGTATCATGGCAGATCAACTTGCTAATTCAGTGAAATCACATCTCCATGAAAAACCCCAAGACAATCCTTCCTCCTCTGAAAGATCTGatctttaataatatttaataatatagCGCTCTGtaacagcacagcagagcagtgAAATCAGAGGGACCGAGTTTGTGTACATAGTTCAAGTCAAGTGAAACCTACTGCAGAACCACAGCGTTGGCAGAAGGACCTTGTGGAGTCAAGCATCAGGGTAAGATTACACTTTAAAGGGTTCCAAAGAGTAGTTTATCTACTGTGAGTCAAATAACACCAGCTCCTCTCTTCcaagttgtttttaaagtattcctctttcttctccccactTCCATATACAATCTGGTCAACAAAGAGATATTTATTGCcccagaaacaaaaatagatcTGCATGGGATTTAGCACTAAGCATAACAAAATGGCAGCCACCAAAATTGGAAGCCATTTTGTAAAGCCTAAATGTCATGCATTGAGGGATTTTCAGTCAGGTGACCATCCTCTTTCCTTGGAAAAGGTACAGAGAACTCCTTCTAGGTCAGGGAGCTCTGAGTGTAGCAAGTTCAGCAGAATCAACTCACCGCTGAGTAGGCCCTTACCATGCACTGAAGTGGGATCTGATGCATTCTTTTCGTCCAGCTCAATCACTGTATTTGTTTGCCCGGCTGCTTGTTCCATCATGGTCACATCATGCTCTGTGTTGTCCATTTGATCCAGGACAGCCTGGACAATGGGAACCATCATAGCCGTGGTGGCTGTGTTACTTATCCACATAGACAGGAAGGCAGTGACTATCATAAATCCCAGCATGAGgctgaaaagagaaacaggcagaggagaaaggaggaaagaaaacagatgctgcTAGGCTTTGTAGTCACTGTAACTTAGAAAGCAGAGCCCAGGCAGGGACGTGTGTAGTGTCCAGTAAAACAAAGCAGGGCCAGATACCCTACTAAGACAGCTCTGCTACCTTCACTGAAGGAATCCCAGAAAGCCATTTACCTCAGTTTGTGCATGATTAAGTCTGTCATCATTTTGTCCCCAATGGCAAGCATCTAGAATTTAGCCAGatgctgattttggctgagGGACAAATAAGCTGTTCCTGCTGCCAGACTTCACCTCTGGAAACTCTGTGCAAGTGCAGCTAAAGAGGTTCTTGTAGGTTCCCTTCTCTGCTGACTGTTAAACACCATCCCTAGGCCTCTGCTAAATTGACACAGGCAAGGAAGAAGTAATGTAATACTCTTACAGTGCAGGTTTCACCCCAAGAATCAGCAGGACCCTCAGCGCAATCCTTTTGTGAAGATTCCACTGTTCAACAGAAATTGCAACAATCAGCCCTCCAACAAAGAGCATGTTTGTGTCATTTAGGTACTGCAAGCACacctgaaagaaagagaaggtaGGTCAGGGGCCCAAATGTTGCCTCTTGCCAGCTTCACTAGAACATGTTGCCTTCCATCCTCTCAAAGCCATTTACTGCACCAGGCCCCATCCCAACattggcagaagcagcagttgcAGCCTCAGAGCTACCTCCAGTTTCCTGAACTTTTGGTCCCCTGTCTCAGTGCTGAGCGGTCTAGTGCAGGCGCTCTTTGTGCATCACGAACCTTGTATTTGGATCACCAGGAGTTTATAATAAAGTACAAAATGACAGCAGTTTCCTAAAACATTGTTAGGGGATCAAAGTATTGTGTCGATACTAGAAATGCTGAGCTCCAAAATGGATTTCTCCTCACCTTTAGCAACCACACCTACTCTTTCCAGGCCAGTAATGAACCTCAGCTACAGCACCTAAATACAGCCTCTCTCCCTTGGACTAAAGCACCTGCACAAACAGCCAGAATGAGCTTTGGAGGGGACATGGTGTACTTGCTGGCATCATGCTGTCTACCCTGTTAGCAGAAGCTTGTCCCATGCATTTTGAAATCTCCCAGAGGATATGTCAGCACTGCTCTCCCATAGGATAACAAGCTGCTGGCACTAGTGGGATGCTCTCCAGCAGGACCTATGCCCAGAAATGGACCTTCCCCTCTACCACCTCAAGCCCCATGCCCTTAACGTTTTCGGCAAATGTGTATTTAATTCAGCATCTTCCCATACAGGAACCCTGAACCTGCTCAACATGTTCATAAAGCACTACAGAACTGGAGTGCTTTGCTATTAGACTTATTTGCTAAATACTGATGCAGGGTCAGAGCAATGGATATCCCTGTATCAGACCTGGATTGAACAAGAACTGTTCCTTACTGATTTAGAGCTCTGAACTCCAAGCAGAGGGAAGAATACCACAGGCATGAGGGAGGTAACGGCCAGTGGGATCACTTCAGTGCACCAGTACACAgccatgatgatgatgatatatGCACATTTGGCCTCCTGCAACATAATGGAAGACACATTTAAACATAGAGAACTATTCTTAAAGATAAGAAACACATTGGTAGCACTTATAAAGGGCCCAAACACTCCACTGTCTGTAGCGTAACAAGTTATGCTGAAATAGGTAGCAGAGGCATGAGGATTTAAATTTGTACTTTTAAACCTTGTTCTGAAGTCACTTGCATAAAAAGATCTTTTTGACCACAGTGTTTCTTCTAATGCACCCACACAAAATGTAGCgtgtgagaaaaacaaaccttcCACAACTAGGTAAGTACACAGTTTGCAGTATGCAATTACCTCTTGGCAGTTAAGGTAAGCAGATTTCATGTCTAGGAGCCAAGAATTTTTAATAGTGTTTGGGCATTTTTGAGTTAATTAAACGTATGGCAAAATTTCCCAATATGGATGATTAGCTTGTCTGAAACTCACAAGTCTTCAAGGTGTGTCCAGTACCACACTTGAGCCCAGAAACTACAtcactgaataatttaaaagttcttaactttttaaagtaactgttaaagtaaaacttttactttttgtgtgtgtgtgtgtgtgtgtgactaaGCACATTAGAGGTATTGAATTACTTTCCCAAATCATACTGTGTTTACCCACTAAGGGGATTCCCTAAATCAGAAATGTTGTAACATGTCTTTTTATACAGTTGATCAGGCATTTCTGTAACCTAGCCTTCCTTGGTTTGTACTTTCAAAATTGGTAGGAGAAGCAAGCATTCATCAGCCAACAGTAAACAGTGTTTTAAAGCTTAAGTCAGTGTTCTGTAGTTTAGAATTTGCTCATATTTAGAGTATGTGTTTATAGAATTTTATTCTAATACAACAAATGGGActttattgcaaaaataaatggtgttacagtgacatttaaaaattgccGTAAGGTGATATTTATAAATAGGGgtgtgttttccttcattttgttgAGAAGCTTAAGAACCAGAAAACAGCCTTTGtaagtaatttgattttttttttccttcatgtttccAGGAGATTAATTACagcacaagtttaaaaaaaaaaaaaaattcagagactAAAAGATATCAGACAGATCCTATTTAAGTCTTTTACCTTAATAAATATGAGGTAAGTTCATGATACAATTTATGCTGTACTACAGTAACTAAGTGCTAGAACTAACTGTAGTTAATTTGTTGCCAGTATGAAAGAGAGATAAACAACCCTAAGTGAATAAAATTCACAATACAGAAGAAACATTGGTTTTATAGACTggaaagtaaataatttatgtGAAGTTCAAAAAAACAACCATGCTTATAAATTAACTCTAACAACCACAGCCAATTCAAACAACCAAAGATCTggaattaaataaatatctgtatcTATGCCTCTATCTACCTGTCATTTATGGGAACAGTCACAGAATGTTTCTTTCGTGTCTCTGGAAACATAGTGATCTGCCTTCTCACTGAAGGCTGAAAAAGCAGTCACTGACGGAAACGTTACTCTCCCATTGTGAAATACTGTAATTTCCCAGATTAGGCTGATGACGTAATATTCCTACAAATACCAGAAaactgaagactttttttttttttaaattatctttccCAGTATTGATGAAGTAGTGTCTAACAGTCAGGAACTCCTCTTTCTGTAAAGCACCAGCATTCACTTGAAAGGCGGGGCTGATATTACTTAGCTAAACCAGAAGGGCTGGcgattttgtttataaatatgcGTGACATTTTCCTGTACTTTAAAACAGAGTGAGCGATACAGGTCACTCAGAAGAAAGACTGTTTTTAGCATCAGAATAGCCTCTAAAGCTCTAGTAGGCTAAAATACTGTAAACCGAGCTTTTACATTTTGCCAAGAAGGCTACGAGACATTAAAGACCAAACTCTTCACTAGGATATTCCAATGTTATGCTGGTATAATTcaactgaaagcaaaggagTTGTGGCATTACCATCACTGGAGTAAGACGGATGTGAATTGGAGGATATTGCCTTTGAAACTCTGTTACGATCAATGCACAGCTTCCGACTGCACCACTGATGAGGAATGCCACTCAGCAACACTCCTTAGAGTATCTCAGAGCCTCAGCAGCTGAGTGAGCTGGAGAACCCAGAAGTCCTGTCTTTCAGTCCACTGCCATCATTACTAGATAATACAAGACACAATTCTAAATATGCAGGCTAGTTATGCATGTATTTATCTGTGGCCCAAAAAGAACTGCATCTAATTTGCAAGATGGGTTGCGTCCGTGGGAGCCCCAGGTCCTGGCAATGGCACAACCCTTAAATGAATAGAGATTAGCACAGAGTTCCTTCTGCAAATTCAGCTGCGCAGCACCAGtgtctgaatttcatttgggaGTGAAACCTGCAACACACGTTCCTGAGATCTGGGACGGAGTCGCTGATTGGGCTGCACAGAAATGCTTCAGTGACGAGGTGGCAGAAAGGATCTGCTTAAGGCCACAGTGGGGAAGCGGCACTGCTGTGGCAGGGATTGGGCTCTGCTTGCTCAGGTGGTGAAGGAGATGCTGTCGCAAGGGTGGACGGGGTGGCAAGTGCTCCACAGGAGAGGCAGGCAAGGAGGCTGGGTGCCCAGCAAGCCTGGACAGGGCCCAGTGTAGGTGGCTGGGACAGAGGCTCCTGGGCAGCAGGGCCTAGACCTGGGGGGCTGAGGGGTGGGCTCCTGTGGAGCAGCGGGGCCCGGACCTGGGGGGCTGAGGGGTGGGCTCCTGTGGGGCAGTGGGGCCCGGACCTGGGGGGCTGAGGGGTGGGCTCCTGTGGGGCAGCGGGGCCCGGACCTGGGGGGCTGAGGGGTGGGCCCCGCAGGCACTTACCCGCGTCGGCACAGCGAccggcagcggcagcagcagcagcggcgtGAGGAAGAGGATGGCGAAGGACCGGTACCTCAGCAGGGGCCGCAAGCACGTCGGGGCCATCTTCTGTGGGGATACACGGTCAGGGCGCGAGCAGGAGCAGtgcccgccgctgccgcctTAAGtacggggcggcggggccgcggcgggaggGACATGGCGGGGGGCGACACGACCCGCCCGCGCCCTGACGGGGGCCGGCCGCTGCCGCCCCGACGGGACACCGGGCTCGCTCCCGCCCTGACGGGGGCCGGGCCGCCGGGTAGCGGTGCAGGCACGATCAGGAGCGGGCGAGCCGCAGGAGAGCCGCCGCTCTGGCGCCAACCCAGCGCCCCTGCCCCGCGCCCGGCCCTGTGGCGgcgtccctccctccctccccacggCCGGGCGGCAGCAGCCCCGCAGGACGCGATGCCCGCGTCCGACACCTGGCAGATTTCCTCAGCCTGACCCAGGCCAAGACAGACTCCGCCGTCCCGCGCCGGGACAAAACATGGGGCGTTTCCCCGTTCCTTACGTCCACCTCTGTGCTCATGCTTCTGCAGACCCTCCATGAACAAGGAAAGCTGCTTATGGCTGTATATCAGGCTATCACACCAGTGCGAGAATGCGTTAAGAAAAATCTCCCTGCTTGTAGTGCCTACAGAAGGTTGCCAGTAAGCAGAGATCCTCATCGTGCCTACGAAGTGCAGGGAGCGAAGCACTGGCGCAGGGTTCCCTCAGATGCTGGCCTTTGAGGAGGCCCTGGAGATGCCACGGGAGGATCAACTCACTCATTTACACAGTGGGAGGAAGAACTGCGCTCCCTTACGGAAATGGAGAGTTAAACCCCCAGCGGGGGTCTCCCCAAAACAAAGGTCTGTGCAGGCATGCATGGCTGTGTTTCACTGTTATTTTTGTGCGAGAGTGTGTGTCTGCGATCTGGGTTAAAAATAACCCAGAAAGGTTAACttgaaaggttatttttaatgttgttgaTTTCAGTGATTTGGCCTACAGTGCAGCCAGAAGATCAGAGTCAGAAATGATGGCACTGCTGAAAGGGCAGCAAGCCCTATCAGGGTGGCAGAAAGGAACAACTGGAGGGACTGGAAACTAGACTGAAGACAAAGAATTTGTTGATATTTTATGTTCTGCTTCTGGGATGTCAATAGCCACCTGAAATTGAAGGCAAAGCATAAATCATATCTTGACAATTTGATCTTACAGTCTCTTAGTACAGCCTTACCAAGCAGTTActcacaaaaataaagaatttcagaTTCCACAGCAAGTAATGAGGGAGCTCTGGCTACAGCTTGCACTATGTGTCCTCTGCTGACCAGAGGAACTTGAGCAACAGAAGTTCAAAACAAGACACTCCAATGTTACTGTTCTGTTTGTAAAAGCAGTGAATGTCCACTAAGGAAAACAGTAGCCAACCGGATCTGGACAGATTCCAAATCTTCAAACCTTTAGCAGCAGTCCCTCTGGGTAACTTACCAACACAGAGGAAACTTCACACTAGCGCAAAGCCTAGCAGAAAGTGGGGAATCGGCCAAAACTTGCATTCCTGTGGCCAGTCTCCAATGAAAAAATGGTCCCTagtcaacaaagaaaaaggactACAAGCacttaaataagaaaatgtaaagagtTAACTCTAAAGGAGTTGTACTAAGGTTCACTTTGATAGACCAGTGCAAATATGATTTGCTGTCTTCTTGTTTAAATGAGATGCagtacagaaaagataaaataaagagaaaggcCATGAGTATGTGTTGATACCTTTAGATGGACTAATCCCATGAAAGGAGACTTGCTTGCTGTACCTGGGAATGAGATGAGGGACTCCTGTGGGCAATTCAATTAGCCAGTCCATGCCTCAGTGTTCTCTT
This region includes:
- the SLC13A5 gene encoding Na(+)/citrate cotransporter isoform X1, producing the protein MAPTCLRPLLRYRSFAILFLTPLLLLPLPVAVPTREAKCAYIIIIMAVYWCTEVIPLAVTSLMPVVFFPLLGVQSSKSVCLQYLNDTNMLFVGGLIVAISVEQWNLHKRIALRVLLILGVKPALLMLGFMIVTAFLSMWISNTATTAMMVPIVQAVLDQMDNTEHDVTMMEQAAGQTNTVIELDEKNASDPTSVHVISNGQVPDDPRSSEEKKMRKRICKGMTLCVCYAASIGGTATLTGTGPNMVLKGQMNQLYPNNNDIVNFASWFGFAFPNMILMLVLAWLWLQCSFMGLNFKKSWGCGTERTAKEKAAYNVLKAEMKKLGPISYAEFNVLLMFVLLVLLWFSRHPGFVKGWATSLFPEGEKYITDSAPAVFIALLLFILPANKPKFIGWNPSRSDPEQTEEDIKKPFLSAPLLDWNVVQRKMPWSIVLLLGGGFALADASANSGLSAWLGHQMTPLGSIPPWAIATVLSLIIAVFTECTSNVATATLFLPVFSSMAASVKIHPLYVMLPGTLSASFAFMLPVATPPNAIVFSYGHIRVLDMVRSGIVMNIIGVFCVTLAINTWGRPMFELDTFPAWANSTTNQ